From a region of the Cognatiyoonia koreensis genome:
- a CDS encoding TRAP transporter small permease subunit has product MKTTEEVIAITDPGEVNRAEHNKGDRFIVFIGNIGAWLFPALMIAICTQVVLRNAGNNQAWLDDLQWWIYGIAVLIGVAYAVTTDSHVRVDVLYDNFSREKQTRISLIAIGWLFLPFIILAWDVSLPYALTSVFADEGSSSPNGLHNLWILKIFMNISFLLIAVACVSALIRLITRLSRPTLSRFILWSLPATMLAVNIAVFYLALGFLTLTAAPEATSRDISRHWFFDDFEFWKYDIKYTVLIGVVLTLIILGLARILDRNKRHEG; this is encoded by the coding sequence ATGAAGACCACTGAAGAGGTTATTGCCATCACCGATCCCGGTGAGGTCAATCGCGCTGAGCATAACAAGGGTGACCGCTTTATCGTCTTTATCGGGAACATCGGGGCCTGGCTCTTTCCTGCCCTCATGATCGCGATTTGCACGCAAGTCGTGCTGCGCAATGCCGGGAATAATCAGGCCTGGCTCGATGACTTGCAGTGGTGGATTTACGGCATCGCCGTTCTGATCGGTGTGGCTTATGCGGTGACCACCGACAGCCATGTCCGTGTGGATGTCCTCTATGATAATTTCAGCCGTGAAAAACAGACCCGGATTTCCCTGATCGCCATTGGCTGGCTGTTCCTGCCGTTTATTATACTGGCCTGGGATGTGTCCCTACCCTATGCCCTGACGTCCGTATTCGCCGACGAAGGGTCTTCAAGTCCGAATGGCCTGCATAACCTTTGGATACTCAAGATATTCATGAACATCAGTTTCCTGCTGATCGCCGTTGCATGTGTATCTGCGTTGATCCGCCTGATCACAAGATTGTCACGCCCTACACTATCGCGGTTCATTCTGTGGTCGTTGCCCGCCACGATGTTGGCGGTCAATATAGCCGTATTTTATCTCGCATTGGGTTTTCTGACACTGACAGCGGCACCGGAGGCCACGTCCCGCGACATCAGCCGGCACTGGTTCTTCGATGATTTCGAATTCTGGAAATACGATATCAAATACACGGTATTGATCGGCGTTGTTCTTACGCTGATCATCCTCGGGCTTGCCCGCATTTTGGACCGCAACAAGCGGCATGAGGGCTAA
- a CDS encoding TRAP transporter substrate-binding protein, translating into MKHRVLASSLAVTLTVAGAANAQETFEMTSAFGKNLPILGTAGVAFTEKINGISESVEFEHFDPGELVATLEALDAVSNGSVDAAYTTSGYWQGKITSASLFAAVPFGPEAGEFLGWMFYDDGLTLFQRMYDEAGYNVHVIPCGIIAPETSGWFKNEINGIEDLEGLNMRFFGLGAEVMQRLGVSTSLLAGGDIFPALERGAIDATEFSMPRIDARLGFHNIAKYNYFPGWHQPATMFELLVNKDRWDDLDERSQKQIEVACMANITDNYAEGEATNYEAMVDNTENNGVIIKQWDAEMLDLFESTWNEVAAELAAEDPYFAEVWADLQEYREGYDIWNRNIYLPRPRN; encoded by the coding sequence ATGAAACATCGCGTACTCGCTAGCAGCCTGGCAGTCACACTCACAGTGGCCGGAGCCGCCAACGCGCAAGAAACTTTTGAAATGACATCCGCATTCGGGAAAAACCTCCCGATCCTTGGGACAGCCGGTGTGGCCTTTACCGAAAAGATCAACGGAATCTCCGAAAGCGTCGAATTCGAGCACTTTGATCCAGGCGAACTGGTTGCGACGCTCGAGGCATTGGACGCTGTATCCAACGGTTCTGTTGATGCGGCCTATACAACGTCAGGATACTGGCAGGGTAAAATCACTTCGGCTTCACTGTTCGCGGCCGTGCCATTTGGCCCGGAAGCAGGCGAATTCCTTGGCTGGATGTTCTATGACGACGGTCTGACACTGTTTCAGCGCATGTATGATGAAGCGGGCTACAACGTCCATGTCATCCCATGCGGGATCATCGCGCCGGAAACTTCTGGTTGGTTCAAGAACGAAATCAACGGAATTGAAGATCTTGAGGGGCTGAACATGCGCTTCTTCGGTCTGGGTGCCGAAGTCATGCAGCGTCTTGGTGTGTCCACATCGCTTCTGGCGGGTGGTGACATCTTCCCCGCACTCGAGCGTGGCGCGATCGATGCGACCGAATTCTCTATGCCGCGGATTGATGCGCGACTGGGGTTCCACAACATCGCCAAGTACAACTACTTCCCTGGCTGGCACCAGCCTGCCACGATGTTCGAACTGCTGGTGAACAAGGACCGCTGGGATGACCTCGACGAACGGTCGCAAAAGCAGATCGAAGTCGCTTGTATGGCCAACATCACCGACAACTATGCCGAAGGTGAAGCCACGAACTATGAGGCGATGGTAGATAACACCGAAAATAATGGTGTGATCATCAAGCAATGGGATGCCGAGATGCTTGACCTGTTCGAGTCCACCTGGAACGAGGTGGCAGCAGAACTGGCGGCAGAAGACCCATATTTCGCGGAAGTTTGGGCTGACTTGCAAGAATACCGCGAAGGCTATGACATCTGGAATCGGAACATCTATCTGCCGCGTCCGCGCAACTAA
- a CDS encoding TRAP transporter substrate-binding protein: protein MTIKTLTLAAALGAFGAASATAQDVTIRIHHFMSEKASLHANMLAVFEEKVETASDGRIAIELFPAMSLGGRPGDLYDQAADGAVEAILTLPGYTAGRFNQTEVFELPFIMEDSVATSKAFWSLIESDLQDSEYDEVHVLSGWVHGPGLLHSEEPITKLEDLAGMEMRGPTRVVTELLGELGATPVGMPLPAIPENLSKGVISGAALPWEITPSIRLPELVTNHTEFSGNTALYTATFILAMNQDVYDSMPEDLRSILDAETGAAMAEFAAGVMLEGDVVGRKQAEANNIIQLDEAETERWIAASQPVYDAWAARATDEGFDGVAAIENARALIAANK, encoded by the coding sequence ATGACTATCAAGACTTTGACATTGGCTGCCGCCCTCGGTGCTTTCGGCGCAGCCTCAGCGACGGCGCAGGACGTGACGATCCGCATCCATCACTTCATGTCAGAGAAAGCATCTTTGCACGCCAACATGCTGGCTGTTTTCGAGGAGAAAGTTGAAACGGCAAGCGATGGCCGCATCGCGATCGAATTGTTCCCGGCGATGTCACTTGGTGGCCGTCCGGGTGATTTGTACGATCAAGCGGCTGATGGTGCCGTTGAGGCGATCCTGACCCTGCCCGGCTATACTGCCGGTCGTTTCAATCAGACCGAAGTTTTTGAACTGCCATTTATTATGGAAGATTCCGTTGCAACTTCGAAGGCGTTCTGGTCGCTGATCGAGAGCGATTTGCAGGATAGCGAATATGATGAAGTTCACGTGCTTTCTGGCTGGGTACATGGCCCCGGGCTGCTTCATTCGGAAGAGCCGATAACAAAGTTGGAAGACCTTGCAGGTATGGAAATGCGCGGTCCGACCCGCGTTGTCACGGAATTGCTTGGCGAGTTGGGCGCAACGCCGGTCGGGATGCCATTGCCTGCAATCCCTGAAAATCTGTCCAAGGGCGTAATTTCTGGAGCCGCGCTCCCATGGGAAATCACACCTTCGATCCGATTGCCTGAACTTGTGACAAACCACACGGAATTTTCAGGTAATACAGCGCTTTATACGGCGACGTTCATCCTTGCAATGAACCAGGATGTCTATGATTCAATGCCAGAAGACCTGCGGTCGATCCTTGATGCAGAAACAGGTGCCGCGATGGCAGAATTTGCTGCTGGCGTGATGCTTGAAGGCGATGTTGTCGGGCGCAAGCAGGCGGAGGCAAACAACATTATCCAACTCGACGAAGCTGAAACCGAACGTTGGATTGCCGCATCGCAACCAGTCTATGATGCGTGGGCGGCCCGCGCGACAGACGAAGGTTTCGATGGTGTTGCTGCGATCGAAAATGCTCGCGCGCTGATTGCTGCAAACAAGTAG
- a CDS encoding TRAP transporter small permease — protein sequence MMHVFTRLERLIDRLCAGVAILGGLGLVFATVVTCVSICGKLVRRGIDGIFGASNAPEVLDWINPILGEEELVQFGVGFALFAALPYVMWHRGHIKVDLFERFFSSRVNQVLDLIGDILLFLIAYLLMTRQWFLIFKPARRDDPLWGELFVTGRWAEIWDRLRDSQESQIIGIKLWPTYVVAETLTVIFFVVALACVCRGFGRLAGRSPRDA from the coding sequence ATGATGCACGTTTTCACTCGATTGGAACGTTTGATTGACCGTCTTTGCGCCGGTGTCGCCATACTAGGTGGATTAGGGTTGGTTTTTGCGACTGTCGTAACCTGTGTCTCCATATGCGGTAAGCTTGTGCGGCGTGGAATTGATGGGATTTTTGGGGCCTCAAACGCACCTGAAGTACTCGACTGGATCAATCCTATTCTAGGTGAAGAGGAACTTGTGCAATTTGGGGTTGGCTTTGCGCTTTTTGCTGCACTGCCCTATGTCATGTGGCATCGCGGGCACATCAAAGTCGATCTGTTTGAACGCTTTTTCAGCAGTCGTGTGAATCAAGTGCTTGATTTGATTGGCGATATCCTCCTGTTTTTGATTGCGTACCTTTTGATGACCCGCCAATGGTTTCTGATTTTCAAACCGGCGCGTCGGGATGATCCGCTTTGGGGCGAACTATTCGTCACTGGACGTTGGGCTGAGATCTGGGATCGCTTGCGCGATAGTCAGGAGAGCCAGATTATCGGGATCAAGTTGTGGCCGACCTACGTTGTCGCTGAGACATTGACAGTTATCTTCTTCGTCGTGGCGTTGGCCTGTGTATGTCGCGGGTTTGGTAGGCTTGCAGGTAGATCGCCGCGCGATGCTTGA
- a CDS encoding TRAP transporter large permease produces MLEPFLSDFQLGLLSFPVLLALLFARIPLAAAMLVVGLSGSYLVNGNMLMMDNQLKTFAYGTLTNYSLSIIPLFLLMSEFATRGGMSRALFKAAEAWLGHHRGGIAMAAVGGSAGFGAICGSSLATASAMGKVALPELRTAGYSGSLATGALAAGGTLGILIPPSVVLVVYAILAEENIEKLFTAAFIPGFLAMVGYFITISIYARLVPSAGGALPRQPYSIRFKALRDILPVAVIFLLVIGGIYTGAFSPTAAAAVGVAGTAFVAWRSDQLTLSATTESLLATGKTSAMIFFIILAAGIFNAFLSSAFVPQTLAAYFREADLSPWTILVGMLLLYILLGTVMDSLAMIFLTVPIYVPIITGLDFGIPPAEVGIWFGILVLMAAEIGLITPPVGLNLFVINAMARGVTIGETYRGALPFVLSDLVRIALLVAFPPITLWLVRAFYGV; encoded by the coding sequence ATGCTTGAGCCATTCTTGTCAGATTTTCAGCTTGGCCTTCTGTCGTTTCCGGTCCTGCTTGCCCTTTTGTTTGCACGCATTCCACTGGCTGCAGCGATGCTCGTCGTTGGTTTATCGGGGAGCTATCTTGTTAACGGCAACATGTTGATGATGGACAACCAGTTGAAGACCTTTGCATATGGCACGCTGACGAACTATTCCTTGTCGATCATTCCCCTGTTCTTGTTGATGAGCGAGTTCGCCACACGCGGCGGCATGTCGCGTGCGCTCTTCAAGGCTGCAGAAGCCTGGCTTGGTCATCACAGAGGCGGGATTGCGATGGCTGCTGTGGGTGGGTCGGCTGGTTTCGGTGCAATCTGTGGCTCGTCACTGGCGACAGCATCGGCCATGGGAAAAGTTGCGCTACCAGAACTGCGAACTGCGGGATATTCAGGTTCGCTGGCGACCGGTGCTCTGGCGGCCGGCGGTACATTGGGCATTCTGATCCCACCCTCTGTCGTCCTTGTGGTCTATGCGATCCTGGCAGAGGAAAATATCGAGAAGCTATTCACGGCGGCGTTCATTCCCGGGTTTCTTGCGATGGTCGGCTATTTCATCACGATCAGTATATACGCCCGGCTTGTTCCGAGTGCGGGCGGCGCGCTGCCCCGCCAGCCCTACAGTATCCGGTTCAAGGCTCTGCGAGACATCCTTCCTGTTGCTGTGATATTTCTTCTCGTGATTGGTGGTATCTACACAGGAGCATTTTCGCCGACCGCCGCAGCGGCCGTTGGCGTGGCAGGTACAGCTTTCGTTGCGTGGCGATCTGATCAGTTGACGCTGTCGGCCACGACGGAAAGTTTGCTTGCGACCGGCAAAACCTCGGCGATGATCTTTTTCATCATTCTTGCTGCTGGGATCTTCAATGCGTTTCTCTCCTCTGCGTTCGTGCCGCAGACGCTTGCTGCCTATTTCCGCGAAGCTGATCTTAGCCCCTGGACAATTCTTGTCGGGATGCTGTTGCTTTATATTCTTCTTGGCACCGTGATGGACTCACTTGCCATGATTTTTTTGACGGTACCGATTTATGTACCGATCATTACCGGACTTGATTTCGGGATACCGCCTGCAGAGGTCGGTATCTGGTTTGGAATACTTGTATTGATGGCGGCCGAGATAGGGTTGATTACACCGCCTGTTGGCCTGAACCTGTTTGTTATTAACGCAATGGCAAGGGGCGTCACAATTGGTGAGACATATCGCGGTGCCCTGCCCTTCGTCCTGTCCGATCTGGTGCGCATCGCGCTTTTGGTTGCATTTCCGCCAATTACACTTTGGCTCGTCCGCGCATTCTACGGGGTGTAA
- the aroQ gene encoding type II 3-dehydroquinate dehydratase, translated as MSCHILILNGPNLNLLGTRQPEVYGTTTLSDIQDACERQAKALGVSVSFMQSNHEGQLVDAIHAARGTHHGIILNAGAYTHTSIALMDAVSSVGIPTIELHLSNVHAREAFRHNSYVAKVALGVIAGFGAGGYPLALSAMVGHLGSQSS; from the coding sequence ATGAGCTGCCACATCCTGATCCTGAATGGCCCAAACCTCAATTTACTGGGGACACGCCAACCTGAAGTCTACGGAACGACGACATTGTCGGATATTCAGGACGCTTGCGAACGACAAGCCAAGGCGTTGGGCGTATCGGTCAGCTTTATGCAGTCCAACCATGAAGGTCAGCTTGTGGATGCAATCCACGCAGCACGTGGCACTCACCACGGGATTATCCTGAATGCCGGTGCTTACACGCACACATCAATTGCGCTGATGGATGCTGTCAGCTCGGTCGGAATACCGACGATCGAACTGCATCTTTCAAATGTGCATGCCCGTGAAGCATTCCGTCATAATTCCTATGTTGCCAAAGTCGCGCTTGGCGTGATCGCGGGTTTTGGTGCTGGTGGCTATCCGTTGGCGCTGTCGGCGATGGTCGGTCATCTTGGATCTCAGTCGTCATGA
- a CDS encoding LuxR family transcriptional regulator has translation MSQLTERLNTLISVKTDDELWDHHTRWMAEYGFDRLIYGYTRYRTSSSLGDPQDWVILTNHAPDYMETWINEGHHFHAPMVRWALENNGACSWRWMGELAAGGMLTEGEKKVIAFNRERDVIAGYTVSFRSVSERTKGAIALTARPGLSQTDVEAMWAEHGEEITIINNVMHLKLLTLPYSGARSLTKRQREVLQWVGDGKTTQDIAVLLGLTAATVEKHLRLAREALDVETTAQAVLKAAFYNQMFVLDV, from the coding sequence ATGAGCCAGCTTACCGAACGTCTCAATACACTGATCAGCGTTAAGACCGACGACGAACTATGGGACCATCACACGCGCTGGATGGCGGAGTATGGGTTTGATCGATTGATCTATGGATACACGCGCTATCGCACCTCTAGCTCATTGGGTGATCCGCAGGATTGGGTGATTTTGACGAACCACGCGCCCGATTACATGGAAACGTGGATCAACGAAGGTCACCATTTTCATGCGCCGATGGTCCGTTGGGCGCTGGAAAACAACGGTGCATGTAGTTGGCGCTGGATGGGCGAACTTGCCGCTGGCGGGATGTTGACGGAAGGCGAAAAGAAAGTCATCGCGTTCAATCGCGAACGTGATGTTATCGCCGGATATACCGTGAGCTTTCGGTCAGTGTCGGAACGCACGAAAGGTGCTATCGCGCTTACAGCACGTCCTGGCCTGAGCCAAACCGATGTCGAGGCTATGTGGGCCGAGCATGGTGAAGAAATCACAATAATCAACAATGTCATGCACCTGAAACTTCTGACCCTGCCCTATTCGGGTGCGCGATCGCTGACAAAACGTCAGCGCGAGGTGCTGCAATGGGTTGGTGATGGCAAGACTACCCAAGACATTGCTGTCCTGCTTGGTCTGACGGCGGCAACTGTCGAAAAGCATCTGCGTCTTGCACGCGAAGCGCTGGACGTCGAAACGACAGCACAAGCCGTTTTAAAAGCTGCATTCTACAACCAGATGTTTGTGCTTGACGTCTAG
- the tsf gene encoding translation elongation factor Ts: MAITAAMVKELRDSTGAGMMDAKKALTENDGNMEAAVDWLRTKGLAKAAKKAGRTAAEGLVAVAVEGGKGVAVEVNSETDFVGKNADFQKMVAGIAKVALTVDSTEALKAADMNGKTVEQTVTDAVAVIGENMGVRRMAMVEGASVVSYVHNAAATDMGNIGVLVALSGENAAFGRQVAMHIAATNPAALNEAELDDAVIEKEKQVQMDIARESGKPEAVIEKMIVGRMKKYMAEVTLVNQQFVVNPDVTVGEAAKEAGVEITGYVRLEKGEGIEKAEEDFAAEVAKLNS, translated from the coding sequence ATGGCAATCACCGCTGCAATGGTGAAAGAACTGCGCGACAGCACGGGCGCAGGCATGATGGACGCCAAAAAGGCCCTGACAGAAAACGATGGCAACATGGAAGCCGCGGTCGACTGGCTGCGTACCAAGGGCCTCGCAAAAGCCGCCAAAAAAGCTGGTCGGACGGCGGCTGAGGGTCTTGTGGCCGTCGCGGTCGAAGGCGGGAAGGGCGTCGCAGTCGAGGTTAACTCAGAAACTGACTTCGTTGGCAAGAACGCTGACTTCCAGAAAATGGTTGCGGGAATTGCCAAGGTTGCGCTGACCGTTGATAGCACCGAAGCCCTGAAAGCCGCCGATATGAACGGCAAGACCGTCGAGCAGACAGTGACTGACGCAGTCGCGGTTATCGGCGAAAACATGGGCGTACGTCGCATGGCAATGGTCGAAGGCGCATCAGTCGTGTCCTACGTCCACAACGCTGCTGCGACCGACATGGGCAACATCGGTGTTCTGGTGGCACTTTCCGGCGAAAACGCGGCGTTCGGTCGTCAGGTTGCAATGCACATTGCTGCAACGAACCCGGCTGCATTGAACGAAGCCGAACTTGATGACGCGGTCATCGAAAAGGAAAAGCAAGTCCAGATGGACATCGCCCGTGAATCCGGCAAACCCGAAGCGGTTATCGAAAAGATGATCGTTGGCCGGATGAAGAAATACATGGCCGAAGTCACGCTCGTGAATCAGCAGTTCGTCGTGAACCCGGACGTCACTGTCGGTGAAGCCGCGAAAGAAGCAGGTGTAGAAATCACTGGTTATGTCCGTCTTGAAAAGGGCGAAGGCATTGAGAAGGCAGAAGAAGATTTTGCTGCTGAAGTGGCCAAGCTGAACAGCTGA
- the rpsB gene encoding 30S ribosomal protein S2 translates to MALPEFSMRQLLEAGVHFGHQTARWNPKMQNYIYGSRNGIHIMDLTQTVPMLDQALQVIRDTVAKGGRVLFVGTKRQAQKPIAEAAEKSAQFFMNHRWLGGTLTNWQTVSQSISRLKAIDEAAENGFAGLTKKERLGMEREQGKLQASLGGIREMGGVPDLLFVIDVNKEDLAIAEAKKLGIPVVAVVDTNCSPAGVDYVIPGNDDAARAIALYTDLAARAALDGMQAQMGAAGIDLGEMEEMAEEAVAEEAAAEATAE, encoded by the coding sequence ATGGCTCTTCCTGAGTTCTCCATGCGTCAGCTGCTTGAAGCTGGCGTTCACTTTGGCCACCAGACAGCGCGCTGGAACCCAAAGATGCAAAACTACATTTACGGCAGCCGCAACGGCATCCATATCATGGACCTGACACAGACAGTTCCAATGCTTGACCAGGCTTTGCAGGTCATCCGCGACACTGTCGCAAAAGGTGGTCGCGTTCTGTTCGTCGGAACGAAGCGTCAGGCACAAAAGCCGATCGCAGAAGCTGCCGAGAAATCGGCACAGTTTTTCATGAACCACCGTTGGCTTGGCGGCACGCTCACCAACTGGCAAACTGTTTCACAATCCATCAGCCGCCTGAAGGCAATCGACGAAGCCGCCGAAAACGGCTTTGCCGGTCTGACCAAGAAAGAGCGTCTGGGCATGGAGCGTGAGCAGGGCAAACTGCAAGCTTCGCTGGGCGGCATCCGCGAAATGGGTGGTGTGCCTGACCTTCTCTTTGTCATCGACGTCAACAAGGAAGACCTCGCCATCGCAGAAGCGAAAAAGCTCGGCATTCCAGTCGTTGCTGTCGTTGATACAAACTGCTCGCCAGCTGGCGTTGACTACGTCATTCCCGGCAACGACGACGCTGCTCGCGCAATTGCACTCTATACAGATCTTGCTGCGCGTGCAGCGCTTGACGGGATGCAAGCACAGATGGGCGCTGCAGGTATTGATCTGGGCGAAATGGAAGAGATGGCTGAAGAAGCTGTCGCCGAAGAAGCCGCTGCAGAAGCAACAGCCGAGTAA
- a CDS encoding GNAT family N-acetyltransferase → MTITLRPAAPEDAIHIAELADIAGDGFPSAIWASTAEHGQTAIDVGAERAKRETGVFSYKHATIAECDGKIAGLAISYINGDTPEVISEQTHPMFRPMVMLENEALETRYVSMLSTYPIYRKTGVAHALLDREEQRPGPRGLSLITSDHNIAARKFLEQHGFHEAAVVPAIKINWDTPTKSWHLLRKP, encoded by the coding sequence ATGACAATCACATTGCGCCCGGCTGCGCCGGAAGACGCCATTCATATCGCCGAACTCGCGGATATTGCAGGTGATGGCTTTCCCAGTGCCATCTGGGCAAGCACAGCAGAACATGGCCAAACCGCAATTGACGTCGGCGCGGAACGGGCCAAGCGTGAGACCGGCGTGTTTTCCTACAAACATGCGACAATCGCGGAATGTGACGGAAAAATTGCAGGCCTTGCGATTTCCTACATCAACGGCGACACGCCCGAAGTGATCAGCGAACAGACGCATCCGATGTTCCGGCCAATGGTTATGCTTGAAAACGAAGCACTCGAAACCCGCTATGTCAGTATGCTGTCGACGTATCCGATCTATCGCAAAACGGGCGTAGCACACGCCTTGCTGGACCGCGAAGAGCAAAGACCCGGGCCGCGGGGCCTGTCACTGATCACCAGCGATCATAACATCGCAGCGCGCAAGTTTCTGGAGCAGCACGGCTTTCACGAAGCCGCTGTGGTGCCCGCGATCAAGATTAACTGGGACACCCCCACAAAGAGCTGGCACCTTTTGCGCAAGCCCTGA
- a CDS encoding HupE/UreJ family protein produces MSVSFLSATRVALLKLMSTVLLVWITLVSTAAAHETLPAIADMTKEGDQLVFDIRLNVESLLSGIDLTSFTDTNDAPQAAVYDDLRAQDPAALEAAFTDFWPTMAENIDVLVDGTPVPLTLASVSVPEVGDVDNIRTSDLQFTAALPEGADTVSVGWASEYGVLVFRQMGVDAAYTDYLEAGASTPAFSLTGGDQASGLATFIEYIPVGFDHIVPKGLDHILFVLGLFFLSTRMRPLIWQISAFTLAHTITLALAALGWVNIPGSIVEPLIALSIVYVAVENIFTDGLSRWRPAVIFGFGLLHGLGFASVLAEFGLPENSFIPALIGFNIGVEIGQLAVIAVAFLCVTKAIDNSKGGDANIPMAVAYLVAMAAVFLLMIPLSGTGLLPDLIPLIAIVAILLGLSAVSASVPRFDGYREIVAMPGSVLIAVVAAYWCVERVFL; encoded by the coding sequence ATGTCAGTATCCTTTTTGTCAGCGACTAGGGTGGCCCTTCTAAAGTTGATGTCAACCGTCTTGCTGGTCTGGATCACGCTTGTGTCAACGGCTGCCGCGCACGAAACTTTGCCAGCGATAGCGGATATGACCAAAGAAGGTGACCAGCTTGTATTTGACATCAGGCTTAACGTTGAAAGCCTGTTGTCCGGTATCGACCTGACCAGTTTCACGGACACGAACGATGCCCCGCAAGCGGCGGTCTACGATGATCTTCGCGCACAGGATCCAGCAGCGCTCGAAGCCGCATTTACTGATTTCTGGCCTACGATGGCAGAAAATATCGACGTTCTCGTGGATGGAACGCCAGTTCCGCTGACCTTAGCCTCGGTTTCGGTGCCCGAGGTGGGTGACGTGGACAATATCCGCACATCTGATCTGCAATTTACAGCTGCACTGCCCGAAGGCGCAGACACTGTCAGCGTTGGTTGGGCATCCGAATACGGTGTCCTTGTCTTCCGTCAGATGGGCGTGGATGCGGCTTATACCGACTATCTTGAAGCCGGGGCTTCAACACCTGCCTTTTCATTGACTGGTGGCGATCAGGCAAGCGGATTGGCAACATTCATAGAATACATCCCGGTAGGTTTTGACCACATCGTTCCAAAGGGGCTGGACCATATTCTGTTCGTTTTGGGCCTGTTCTTTTTATCCACACGCATGCGGCCTCTGATTTGGCAGATCTCTGCCTTCACACTTGCGCACACGATCACACTGGCGCTGGCAGCATTGGGCTGGGTCAACATCCCCGGATCTATCGTCGAGCCGCTGATCGCGCTGTCAATTGTCTATGTCGCAGTCGAAAACATCTTTACCGACGGATTGTCACGTTGGCGCCCGGCAGTCATCTTTGGATTTGGTTTGCTGCACGGACTTGGCTTCGCCTCGGTGCTGGCCGAATTTGGCCTGCCAGAAAATAGTTTCATCCCGGCGCTCATCGGCTTCAATATCGGTGTTGAAATTGGACAGCTCGCTGTTATTGCCGTCGCTTTCCTGTGTGTCACAAAAGCGATCGACAACAGCAAAGGCGGAGATGCGAACATCCCCATGGCTGTCGCCTATCTGGTTGCCATGGCGGCTGTGTTCCTCCTGATGATACCGCTTTCCGGAACGGGACTTCTGCCGGACCTGATCCCGCTCATCGCGATCGTTGCGATCCTGCTTGGACTGTCTGCGGTGTCGGCATCAGTCCCACGCTTTGATGGATACCGTGAAATCGTGGCGATGCCTGGCTCGGTGCTGATTGCCGTTGTCGCTGCATATTGGTGTGTAGAACGCGTGTTTCTCTAG
- a CDS encoding DUF4198 domain-containing protein encodes MRTLSFVLALLGGPALAHEFWIEPGDYTIGVQTMIQGDLVNGQDFQGGRQPYLTQRFVRFQMFSDGRLAPVGGRNGDNPAVNVAPLGEGLHVLSYQSTPATLDYESWEKFQNFIDHKGFGDVRTRHDARGLPDSGFVEVYTRYSKSLVGVGSAGGSDVRTGLETEIVAMTNPYTDSLSSGMQFQLFYGNAPRANARFEVFEKAPNGAVNVTFYQTDGNGRVAVPVKSGHSYMADAVVLREPSAALAANTGAVWETLWANITWAVP; translated from the coding sequence ATGCGCACACTCTCTTTCGTTCTGGCCCTACTGGGAGGGCCTGCCCTCGCTCATGAATTCTGGATCGAACCGGGCGATTACACGATTGGCGTGCAAACTATGATTCAGGGCGACCTTGTCAATGGCCAAGATTTTCAAGGCGGTAGGCAACCCTATCTCACGCAGCGATTTGTACGCTTCCAGATGTTTTCCGATGGGCGGCTTGCCCCCGTCGGTGGCAGAAATGGTGACAATCCGGCTGTGAACGTCGCACCCCTTGGCGAAGGGCTCCATGTGCTGAGTTATCAAAGCACACCTGCGACGCTTGACTATGAAAGCTGGGAAAAGTTTCAGAATTTCATCGATCATAAGGGGTTTGGAGACGTCCGCACACGGCATGACGCGCGCGGACTACCCGATAGCGGATTTGTGGAAGTCTACACGCGATATTCGAAAAGCCTTGTCGGTGTCGGTTCTGCCGGTGGATCGGATGTTCGTACCGGATTGGAGACCGAAATTGTCGCCATGACGAACCCTTATACCGACTCACTATCAAGCGGCATGCAGTTCCAGTTGTTCTATGGTAATGCGCCACGGGCCAATGCCCGCTTCGAGGTTTTTGAAAAGGCCCCGAACGGTGCCGTGAACGTCACCTTTTACCAGACCGACGGCAATGGCCGCGTTGCGGTGCCCGTGAAGTCGGGTCATTCCTACATGGCTGATGCAGTGGTCTTGCGCGAACCCTCTGCGGCGCTGGCGGCCAATACTGGTGCGGTGTGGGAAACCCTCTGGGCAAATATCACTTGGGCTGTCCCCTAG